A stretch of Pseudoclavibacter chungangensis DNA encodes these proteins:
- the moaA gene encoding GTP 3',8-cyclase MoaA, translating into MPALRRPTPEPLAPDPVATARAAAASEAAGVPDRGPLVDRYGRVHRDLRISLTDRCSLRCTYCMPAEGVPWLERDSILTTPELERMARIAASLGIVEVRLTGGEPLLRPDVVDVVRRITAIRGVDGPLRVSVTTNGLRLPKLMDELVDAGLERLNISLDTLRRDRFAELTRRDRLDDVLEAIDIASRSGLRPLKINTVAMRGVNDDECADLLRYAVSVGAELRFIEQMPLDAGHTWTRAEMVTREELLDALGAEFSLTPVGERGAAPAELFEVDGGPTTVGVIASVTAPFCGACDRVRLTADGQLRNCLFSREESDVTSLLRAGADDDTVAARVRACIEAKLPGHGINEPGFLQPDRPMSAIGG; encoded by the coding sequence ATGCCCGCCCTCCGGCGCCCCACCCCCGAACCGCTCGCACCGGATCCCGTCGCGACCGCGCGCGCGGCGGCGGCGTCCGAGGCGGCGGGCGTGCCCGACCGGGGTCCGCTCGTGGATCGCTACGGCCGCGTGCACCGCGACCTGCGCATCTCGCTCACCGACCGCTGCTCGCTGCGCTGCACCTACTGCATGCCCGCCGAGGGCGTGCCGTGGCTGGAGCGCGACTCGATCCTCACGACCCCGGAGCTCGAACGCATGGCCCGCATCGCGGCCTCGCTCGGCATCGTCGAGGTGCGCCTCACGGGCGGCGAGCCGCTCCTGCGCCCCGACGTCGTCGACGTCGTGCGGCGCATCACCGCGATCCGCGGGGTCGACGGTCCGCTGCGCGTCTCGGTCACGACGAACGGGCTGCGGCTCCCGAAGCTCATGGACGAGCTCGTCGACGCCGGGCTCGAGCGCCTCAACATCAGTCTCGACACGCTGCGGCGCGATCGCTTCGCCGAGCTCACGCGACGCGACCGGCTCGACGACGTGCTCGAGGCGATCGACATCGCGTCGCGGAGCGGGCTTCGACCGCTCAAGATCAACACGGTCGCGATGCGCGGCGTGAACGACGACGAGTGCGCCGATCTGCTCCGCTACGCGGTCTCGGTCGGCGCGGAGCTGCGCTTCATCGAGCAGATGCCGCTCGACGCGGGCCACACGTGGACGCGCGCCGAGATGGTCACGCGCGAGGAGCTGCTCGATGCGCTCGGCGCCGAGTTCTCATTGACGCCCGTCGGCGAGCGCGGCGCGGCACCCGCGGAGCTGTTCGAGGTGGACGGCGGCCCCACGACCGTCGGCGTCATCGCCTCGGTCACGGCCCCGTTCTGCGGCGCGTGCGACCGGGTGCGCCTCACGGCCGACGGACAGTTGCGCAACTGCCTGTTCTCGCGCGAGGAGTCCGACGTCACGTCGCTCCTGCGCGCGGGCGCCGACGACGACACCGTCGCCGCACGCGTGCGCGCGTGCATCGAGGCGAAGCTGCCGGGGCACGGCATCAACGAGCCGGGTTTCCTGCAGCCCGACCGGCCGATGAGCGCGATCGGCGGCTGA
- a CDS encoding MarR family winged helix-turn-helix transcriptional regulator: MSSPDSAVDAWEALFRAQVSIMRDLRSAFADADLSLNEYDVLFNIAREPSHRSRLRDLNRNVLLTQSSVSRLVDRLVERGLIEKTGDELDARGTVVALSSAGRAEFGRVAKIHMGNIRERVGGVLTEEELVTLETLCNKLRTSSSDSQCDDVESVGGAGTQRSGG; the protein is encoded by the coding sequence ATGTCCAGCCCCGATTCCGCCGTCGACGCCTGGGAGGCGCTGTTCCGTGCACAGGTCTCGATCATGCGGGACCTTCGGAGTGCGTTCGCCGACGCCGATCTCTCGCTCAACGAGTACGACGTCCTGTTCAACATCGCCCGCGAGCCCTCGCACCGCAGCAGGCTGCGCGATCTGAACCGGAACGTCCTGCTCACGCAGTCGTCCGTCTCGCGACTCGTCGACCGGCTCGTGGAGCGCGGTCTCATCGAGAAGACGGGCGACGAGCTCGACGCGCGCGGGACGGTCGTCGCGCTCTCCTCGGCGGGGCGTGCCGAGTTCGGCCGGGTCGCGAAGATCCACATGGGAAACATCCGCGAACGGGTCGGTGGCGTGCTGACCGAGGAGGAACTCGTGACCCTCGAAACCCTGTGCAACAAGCTCCGCACGAGTTCGTCCGATTCGCAGTGCGACGACGTCGAGTCCGTCGGCGGTGCGGGTACGCAGCGGTCCGGAGGGTGA
- a CDS encoding MoaF C-terminal domain-containing protein produces MTAAEIGDLAATRRDADEWATYDEFAAGIDTYRLPQESLAGRRLSFELEGGGTITVDVLDDARVRWSTSGSRTVDDVDDAADPYDAIAVRPGVHFLNLPLESRERTALTIVWSEHTRRAIVTHSRIGQEPREGEPQVTQEFVAAVLDGGEPTGAAPGESRDLIGMRNLYRYSPQHLYEHVYMSTERYAWQNLQGVQRGHGDMDLSTVWKLDDGLYLFCFREFHPRRERLAARPRLRSRDDRDLPRHQR; encoded by the coding sequence ATGACGGCAGCGGAGATCGGAGACCTCGCGGCGACGCGGCGCGACGCCGACGAGTGGGCCACGTACGACGAGTTCGCGGCGGGAATCGACACCTATCGACTCCCGCAGGAGTCCCTCGCGGGCCGGCGGCTCAGCTTCGAACTCGAGGGCGGTGGCACGATCACCGTCGACGTCCTCGACGACGCCCGTGTGCGCTGGAGCACGAGCGGGTCCCGGACGGTCGACGATGTCGACGACGCCGCCGACCCGTACGACGCGATCGCCGTCCGGCCGGGCGTCCACTTCCTCAACCTCCCCCTCGAATCACGCGAGCGGACGGCGCTCACGATCGTGTGGTCCGAGCACACGCGGCGTGCCATCGTGACGCACTCTCGGATCGGGCAGGAGCCTCGCGAGGGCGAACCGCAGGTGACGCAGGAGTTCGTCGCGGCCGTCCTCGACGGCGGCGAGCCCACCGGCGCGGCCCCGGGCGAGTCGCGCGACCTCATCGGCATGCGGAACCTGTACCGGTACAGTCCGCAACACCTCTACGAACACGTGTACATGTCGACCGAGCGGTACGCGTGGCAGAACCTCCAGGGCGTGCAGCGGGGGCACGGCGACATGGACCTCTCGACGGTCTGGAAACTGGACGACGGCCTGTACCTGTTCTGCTTCCGGGAGTTCCATCCCCGTCGCGAGCGTCTGGCTGCACGACCTCGGCTACGGTCTCGTGACGACCGGGATCTTCCTCGGCATCAACGGTGA
- a CDS encoding ArsR/SmtB family transcription factor: MPTPIVRDYAWPGDACEVAVDPDVAMALAHDLQVIADPARLRILSLIASHSPRPSSVTELVDRLGLSQSTVSHHLRTLVDAGLLVREQSGTWGLYRARGARLRELARLIAPGDLADPGDPIHG, from the coding sequence GTGCCGACGCCGATCGTGCGGGACTACGCGTGGCCGGGCGATGCGTGCGAGGTGGCCGTCGACCCCGACGTCGCCATGGCGCTCGCCCACGATCTGCAGGTGATCGCCGATCCGGCACGCCTCCGCATCCTCTCGCTCATCGCCTCGCACTCCCCTCGTCCGTCGAGCGTGACCGAGCTCGTCGACCGGCTCGGCCTGTCGCAGTCGACCGTGTCGCACCATCTGCGCACACTCGTGGACGCCGGGCTCCTCGTCCGGGAGCAGAGCGGCACGTGGGGGCTCTACCGTGCGCGCGGCGCACGGTTGCGCGAACTCGCGCGACTCATCGCCCCGGGCGACCTCGCCGACCCGGGCGATCCGATCCACGGCTGA
- a CDS encoding zinc-dependent alcohol dehydrogenase yields the protein MTTAHQVVFVAPGRMEVQEHPVPSIGPDDLTMRVRRVGICATDVHLLDGHLGDPFPVVPGHEFVGEVDRIGADAALARGLRPGDRIAVEMLVPCGRCDRCRQGRYNVCEDDDRAAGGRGRQYGVNMGGDRAPGFWGGYAETLFVPGEAIVHRIPSHVDWDAAALVEPLAVASRCVRRGRVGPGDRVAIIGPGPIGLLAAAAARAAGADEVVLLGTRASRLELGLSFGADDTIDTSAETDVVAALRSTLGGRTADVVIETAGSAEAQVQAVRLTRRGGRTVLAGALGSGRPVTFRQDEDILVREVEIVASFLSAGGYEPALALLARGDFPFARLVSHRFPLERAAEALELVRHKRDGVIKALLVPQRAG from the coding sequence GTGACGACGGCCCATCAGGTCGTGTTCGTCGCACCGGGCCGCATGGAGGTGCAGGAACACCCCGTGCCGTCGATCGGCCCTGACGATCTCACGATGCGCGTTCGCCGCGTCGGCATCTGCGCGACCGACGTGCACCTGCTCGACGGGCACCTCGGCGATCCGTTCCCGGTCGTCCCCGGCCACGAGTTCGTCGGCGAGGTCGACCGGATCGGTGCCGACGCGGCGCTCGCGCGCGGGCTGCGACCGGGCGACCGGATCGCCGTCGAGATGCTCGTCCCGTGCGGGCGCTGCGACCGGTGCCGACAGGGGCGGTACAACGTGTGCGAGGACGACGACCGGGCGGCCGGCGGACGGGGCCGCCAGTACGGCGTGAACATGGGCGGGGACCGTGCGCCCGGGTTCTGGGGCGGCTACGCCGAGACGCTGTTCGTGCCCGGCGAGGCGATCGTGCACCGCATCCCGTCCCACGTCGACTGGGACGCCGCCGCCCTCGTCGAGCCGCTCGCCGTCGCGTCCCGGTGCGTCCGACGCGGCCGCGTCGGTCCGGGGGACCGCGTCGCGATCATCGGCCCGGGCCCGATCGGCCTGCTCGCGGCCGCCGCGGCACGTGCGGCCGGAGCCGACGAGGTCGTCCTGCTCGGCACCCGCGCGAGCCGGCTCGAGCTCGGCCTCAGCTTCGGCGCCGACGACACCATCGACACGAGCGCGGAGACGGATGTCGTCGCGGCGCTGCGCAGCACGCTCGGTGGGCGCACCGCGGACGTCGTCATCGAGACCGCCGGCTCCGCCGAGGCACAGGTGCAGGCCGTCCGTCTGACGCGCCGGGGCGGACGGACGGTCCTCGCGGGCGCACTCGGCAGCGGACGCCCCGTGACGTTCCGGCAGGACGAGGACATCCTCGTGCGCGAGGTCGAGATCGTCGCCTCGTTCCTCTCCGCCGGTGGCTACGAACCAGCCCTCGCGCTCCTCGCGCGCGGCGACTTCCCGTTCGCCCGGCTCGTCAGCCACCGGTTCCCGCTCGAACGCGCGGCCGAGGCGCTCGAGCTCGTCCGGCACAAGCGCGACGGCGTCATCAAGGCGCTGCTCGTCCCGCAGCGAGCGGGATGA
- a CDS encoding MoaD/ThiS family protein, translating into MILVRLFAAAAEAAGTEEERVDAIDTDAVDAALRARFGTEFARVLDRSTFLVDGVRVERGDNVALAPHATVDVLPPFAGG; encoded by the coding sequence ATGATCCTGGTGCGCCTGTTCGCGGCCGCGGCGGAAGCGGCCGGCACGGAGGAGGAGCGCGTCGACGCGATCGACACGGACGCCGTCGACGCGGCGTTGCGCGCCCGCTTCGGGACGGAGTTCGCCCGCGTGCTCGACCGGTCGACGTTCCTCGTCGACGGGGTGCGCGTCGAGCGGGGCGACAACGTCGCGCTCGCGCCGCACGCGACCGTCGACGTGCTGCCGCCGTTCGCGGGCGGATAG
- a CDS encoding molybdenum cofactor biosynthesis protein MoaE, which translates to MTVVLTAIGAEPLDVGAHYAAVADPAAGATAAFVGTVRDHDPGAAGEVQRLSYSAHPDADAALRRIAEGVDADGLRIAVSHRIGDLAVGDVAIVATCSSAHRAEAFDACRALVERVKAELPVWKKQFAVDGTSNWVGL; encoded by the coding sequence ATGACCGTCGTCCTCACCGCCATCGGCGCCGAGCCGCTCGACGTCGGCGCGCACTACGCCGCCGTCGCGGATCCGGCGGCGGGTGCGACGGCCGCGTTCGTGGGCACCGTCCGGGATCACGATCCGGGCGCCGCGGGCGAGGTGCAGCGGCTTTCGTACTCGGCGCACCCCGACGCGGATGCCGCCCTGCGCCGCATCGCCGAGGGCGTCGACGCCGACGGCCTGCGCATCGCGGTCAGTCATCGCATCGGCGACCTCGCGGTCGGTGACGTCGCGATCGTCGCGACGTGCTCGTCGGCGCACCGTGCCGAGGCGTTCGACGCGTGCCGCGCGCTCGTCGAGCGCGTCAAGGCGGAGCTGCCCGTCTGGAAGAAGCAGTTCGCGGTCGACGGCACGAGCAATTGGGTGGGACTGTGA
- the moaC gene encoding cyclic pyranopterin monophosphate synthase MoaC, whose amino-acid sequence MTTPFTHLDDAGLVRMVDVTEKQPTVRSATARGFVTCPAHVVAALRDDTVPKGDVLALARIAGIQGVKRCAELLPLAHVIGVHGAVVDVAIEERGVAIEATVRTADRTGVEMEALTAVTVAALAIIDMVKGLDKDVAIERVELVAKTGGRSGEWRREG is encoded by the coding sequence ATGACCACGCCCTTCACCCACCTCGACGACGCCGGCCTCGTCCGCATGGTCGACGTCACGGAGAAACAGCCGACGGTGCGCAGCGCGACCGCGCGCGGCTTCGTGACGTGCCCGGCGCACGTCGTCGCGGCCCTTCGCGACGACACCGTGCCGAAGGGCGACGTCCTCGCCCTCGCGCGCATCGCGGGCATCCAGGGCGTGAAGCGGTGCGCCGAGCTGCTGCCGCTCGCCCACGTCATCGGCGTGCACGGCGCGGTCGTCGACGTCGCGATCGAGGAGCGCGGCGTCGCGATCGAGGCGACCGTCCGCACGGCCGACCGCACGGGCGTCGAGATGGAGGCGCTCACGGCTGTCACCGTCGCGGCACTCGCGATCATCGACATGGTCAAGGGGCTCGACAAGGACGTCGCGATCGAGCGCGTCGAACTCGTCGCCAAGACGGGCGGGCGCAGCGGCGAATGGCGGCGTGAGGGGTGA
- a CDS encoding MogA/MoaB family molybdenum cofactor biosynthesis protein, which produces MTATPSTDRAATRDGRPWAVVVTVSDRASIGERIDRTGPVLVEAIASWGFRVESAVVVPDDVETISEIIRGAHAQGARLVVTTGGTGVGPRDRTPEATAPLVDLELPGVLEAVRRRGAQAPAAALTRGVAGIVLGSPSTFVVNLPGSIGGVRDGIAVLEPLARHTVDQLDGADHA; this is translated from the coding sequence ATGACCGCCACCCCGAGCACCGATCGAGCAGCGACGCGCGACGGACGTCCCTGGGCCGTCGTCGTCACCGTCTCGGATCGCGCATCGATCGGCGAGCGGATCGACCGGACCGGTCCCGTCCTCGTCGAGGCGATCGCGTCGTGGGGTTTCCGCGTCGAGTCGGCCGTCGTCGTCCCGGACGACGTCGAGACGATCAGCGAGATCATCCGCGGCGCGCACGCCCAGGGCGCCCGGCTCGTCGTCACGACCGGTGGAACGGGTGTGGGGCCGCGGGACCGCACTCCCGAGGCGACGGCACCGCTCGTCGATCTGGAGCTCCCCGGTGTGCTCGAGGCGGTCCGCCGACGCGGTGCGCAGGCGCCCGCCGCCGCGCTCACGCGCGGGGTCGCCGGGATCGTGCTCGGCTCCCCCTCGACCTTCGTCGTCAACCTGCCGGGGTCGATCGGCGGTGTCCGTGACGGCATCGCCGTGCTCGAACCGCTCGCGCGCCACACGGTCGACCAGCTCGACGGGGCGGACCACGCATGA
- a CDS encoding DUF6457 domain-containing protein — MTGPTTTAPDRPTLAIVLTGGRGSRLGGVEKALVQHAGTTLLESTLRALARGGALRVVLVGPHEPPEAPADEHAIAWRAVVEEPRFGGPALALAAGVTALAEWQRADGGASPDDRDTWVTVLACDLSAPERALDVLDARGAGIDDDGVVLEDADGRAQWLTARYRLPALREALEEVEPDTSVRRALGGLDLALVPAGDAVADIDTPEDLSRVGASVPVTVVSGRMAATNDDVVKEATVSVPPNLERWVAELAPRLGLEPDDVPVPLLLDLARDVAHGAVRPGAPVSAFMLGLAIGTGRVTDLEAAAESITELADGWAEADRRTHEVRSADPEDATGE, encoded by the coding sequence GTGACGGGGCCGACGACGACCGCACCGGATCGCCCGACGCTCGCGATCGTCCTCACGGGCGGCCGCGGCTCGCGGCTCGGCGGGGTCGAGAAGGCGCTCGTGCAGCACGCCGGGACGACGCTCCTCGAATCGACGCTGCGTGCGCTCGCGCGCGGCGGCGCCCTCCGCGTCGTCCTCGTCGGGCCGCACGAGCCGCCCGAGGCGCCCGCCGACGAGCACGCCATCGCGTGGCGCGCGGTCGTCGAGGAGCCGCGCTTCGGCGGCCCCGCGCTCGCCCTCGCGGCGGGCGTCACCGCACTCGCCGAGTGGCAGCGCGCGGACGGTGGCGCGTCGCCGGACGACCGCGACACGTGGGTCACGGTGCTCGCGTGCGACCTCTCGGCGCCCGAGCGCGCGCTCGACGTGCTCGACGCGCGCGGTGCCGGCATCGACGACGACGGCGTGGTGCTCGAGGACGCCGACGGCCGTGCCCAGTGGTTGACGGCCCGCTACCGTCTCCCGGCACTGCGCGAGGCGCTCGAGGAGGTCGAACCCGACACATCGGTGCGCCGGGCCCTCGGCGGCCTGGATCTCGCGCTCGTGCCAGCGGGCGACGCCGTCGCCGACATCGACACGCCCGAGGACCTCTCCCGCGTGGGCGCGTCCGTGCCGGTCACAGTCGTATCGGGCAGGATGGCGGCGACGAACGACGACGTCGTGAAGGAGGCCACCGTGTCCGTCCCACCGAACCTCGAGCGCTGGGTCGCCGAGCTCGCTCCGCGCCTGGGCCTCGAACCGGACGATGTGCCCGTCCCGCTGCTCCTCGATCTCGCGCGGGACGTCGCGCACGGGGCGGTGCGCCCCGGTGCGCCCGTGAGCGCGTTCATGCTCGGCCTCGCGATCGGCACGGGGCGCGTGACCGATCTCGAGGCGGCCGCGGAATCGATCACCGAACTCGCCGACGGCTGGGCCGAGGCCGACCGGCGGACGCACGAGGTCCGCTCGGCCGACCCCGAGGACGCGACGGGCGAATGA
- a CDS encoding MFS transporter, whose protein sequence is MTRTERIAPRRPYTAPPQGGHYQYVLLAVLFATFGFVFFDRLALNYLAPYWMPELGLDHTALGLLGGIPSLTWAISGLLLGVVSDRIDRRKPLIIVCTIGFSVFSALSGFVGGLASLLLLRGIMGMFEGGVLPLSQTLMMFSSSEKRRGLNMGLLQGSSAGLIGGIAGPIVTVAMAEAWGWRSAFFFTIVPGLLMSLLVLLFVRELRLRGGGAGAGAAGMLPPTSAIPVAERPVTFAQALRSRNILLCMFIAVFFITWFVTTQTFTPSYLAETRPDWSGGEVAFALTGIGVGWVLWGAVVPAFSDRFGRKLAIIVFALVAALAPVLIMRITSPGLLFVAMALSYTGMGCFTLFMATIPAETVAPHVMASCLGLIMGVGEIGGGFVAPWIGGMIADAFGLDATFWMCTGAALVVVVLALFLRETSPIAARRHGVAVDGAPRS, encoded by the coding sequence ATGACGCGCACCGAACGCATCGCCCCGCGACGGCCGTACACGGCGCCACCACAGGGCGGGCACTACCAGTACGTGCTGCTCGCGGTCCTGTTCGCGACCTTCGGGTTCGTCTTCTTCGACCGCCTCGCGCTGAACTACCTCGCCCCGTACTGGATGCCCGAGCTCGGACTCGACCACACCGCCCTCGGACTGCTCGGTGGGATCCCGTCGCTCACGTGGGCGATCTCCGGACTGCTGCTCGGGGTCGTCTCCGACCGCATCGATCGCCGGAAGCCGCTCATCATCGTCTGCACGATCGGGTTCTCGGTGTTCTCGGCACTGTCGGGCTTCGTCGGCGGGCTCGCGTCCCTCCTGCTGCTGCGCGGCATCATGGGCATGTTCGAGGGTGGCGTGCTGCCGCTGTCGCAGACGCTCATGATGTTCTCCTCGTCGGAGAAGCGGCGGGGGCTCAACATGGGACTCCTGCAGGGCTCCTCGGCGGGACTCATCGGCGGGATCGCGGGCCCGATCGTGACGGTCGCGATGGCTGAGGCGTGGGGGTGGCGCAGCGCGTTCTTCTTCACGATCGTTCCCGGCCTCCTCATGTCGTTGCTCGTCCTGCTGTTCGTGCGGGAGCTGCGCCTGCGCGGTGGCGGCGCGGGGGCCGGAGCGGCGGGCATGCTCCCGCCGACGAGCGCGATCCCCGTCGCCGAGCGTCCCGTCACGTTCGCGCAGGCGCTCCGCTCCCGCAACATCCTCCTGTGCATGTTCATCGCCGTGTTCTTCATCACCTGGTTCGTGACGACGCAGACGTTCACCCCCTCGTACCTCGCGGAGACCCGGCCGGACTGGAGCGGCGGGGAGGTCGCGTTCGCGCTCACCGGCATCGGCGTCGGATGGGTGCTGTGGGGGGCCGTCGTGCCGGCCTTCTCCGATCGATTCGGCCGTAAGCTCGCGATCATCGTCTTCGCGCTCGTCGCGGCCCTCGCGCCCGTCCTCATCATGCGGATCACCTCGCCGGGCCTGCTGTTCGTGGCGATGGCCCTGAGCTACACGGGCATGGGGTGCTTCACGCTGTTCATGGCGACGATCCCCGCCGAGACGGTCGCACCGCACGTCATGGCCTCGTGCCTCGGCCTCATCATGGGGGTCGGCGAGATCGGCGGCGGTTTCGTCGCACCGTGGATCGGCGGCATGATCGCCGACGCGTTCGGGCTCGACGCGACGTTCTGGATGTGCACGGGAGCCGCGCTCGTCGTCGTGGTCCTCGCGCTCTTCCTGCGTGAGACGTCACCGATCGCGGCGCGACGCCACGGCGTCGCGGTCGACGGGGCGCCCCGCTCGTGA
- the upp gene encoding uracil phosphoribosyltransferase, which translates to MRLHVADHPLITHKLTVLRDRATPSPVFRSLVEELVTLLSYEATREVRTERVDIETPVSPTTGLRIGDPKPLVVPIIRAGLGMLDGFVKLVPSVEVGFVGIRRDESTLQPETYAKRLPEDLSNRQCFVLDPMLATGGSLAATVQFLFDAGAQDVTAICLVAAPEGVHHMEEQFEGRDVKVVLGALDSGLNEHGYIVPGLGDAGDRLYGVAE; encoded by the coding sequence ATGCGATTGCACGTTGCGGACCACCCGCTCATCACGCACAAGCTCACGGTGCTCCGCGACCGTGCGACCCCGTCGCCCGTGTTCCGCTCGCTCGTCGAGGAGCTCGTCACGCTGTTGAGCTACGAGGCGACCCGCGAGGTCCGCACCGAGCGCGTCGACATCGAGACGCCCGTCTCCCCCACGACCGGGCTCCGTATCGGCGATCCGAAGCCGCTCGTCGTGCCCATCATCCGCGCGGGTCTGGGCATGCTCGACGGGTTCGTCAAGCTCGTGCCCTCGGTCGAGGTCGGGTTCGTCGGCATCCGCCGGGACGAGTCGACGCTGCAGCCCGAGACGTATGCGAAGCGGCTGCCCGAGGACCTCTCGAACCGCCAGTGCTTCGTGCTCGACCCCATGCTCGCGACGGGTGGCTCGCTCGCCGCGACCGTGCAGTTCCTCTTCGACGCGGGCGCGCAGGACGTGACCGCGATCTGTCTCGTCGCCGCCCCCGAGGGCGTGCACCACATGGAGGAGCAGTTCGAGGGGCGCGACGTGAAGGTCGTCCTGGGCGCGCTCGACAGCGGCCTGAACGAGCACGGCTACATCGTGCCCGGCCTCGGGGATGCGGGCGATCGACTGTACGGCGTCGCCGAGTAG
- a CDS encoding nuclear transport factor 2 family protein — translation MPDNRDIVARHYTATSEGRTADALADFAPDITWIEMAGSPYAGTFVGVDAIVANVFARIEAEHETFAFVPDRLLADGDTVAAVGTYLGRRITGERCRRAPSTCGASRAARSCASSSSPTRHDSDRTPHGPGDVRRAAPRTSLGLRP, via the coding sequence GTGCCCGACAACAGGGACATCGTCGCCCGCCACTACACGGCGACGTCCGAGGGGCGGACCGCCGACGCCCTCGCCGACTTCGCGCCCGACATCACGTGGATCGAGATGGCCGGATCGCCGTACGCCGGAACCTTCGTCGGTGTCGACGCGATCGTCGCCAACGTCTTCGCCCGGATCGAGGCCGAGCACGAGACGTTCGCGTTCGTCCCCGACCGTCTGCTCGCCGACGGCGACACGGTCGCGGCCGTCGGCACGTACCTCGGGCGCCGCATCACGGGTGAGAGGTGTCGGCGCGCGCCGTCCACGTGTGGGGCCTCGAGGGCGGCACGATCGTGCGCTTCGAGCAGTTCGCCGACACGGCACGACTCCGACCGGACGCCTCACGGCCCGGGTGACGTCAGGCGGGCCGCGCCCCGGACGTCGCTCGGACTCCGGCCGTAG
- a CDS encoding nucleoside deaminase, whose protein sequence is MRIRPEHTQLMREAIALGRVAAFTDDVPVGAIVVAADGEILSRGRNEREAHGDPTAHAEIVAIRAAARALDRSRLDGCTLITTLEPCAMCAGAILQARISTVVYGAWDEKAGAAGSVYDLLRDGRLPATTEVVAGVLADECADPIRRFFRSVPGRASDEAPEPTA, encoded by the coding sequence ATGCGAATTCGACCCGAGCACACGCAACTCATGCGTGAGGCGATCGCCCTCGGCCGCGTCGCGGCGTTCACGGACGACGTGCCCGTCGGCGCGATCGTGGTCGCCGCGGACGGCGAGATCCTCAGCCGTGGTCGCAACGAGCGCGAGGCCCACGGCGACCCGACCGCACACGCCGAGATCGTCGCGATCCGCGCGGCGGCGCGCGCGCTCGATCGCTCGCGCCTCGACGGCTGCACGCTCATCACGACGCTCGAACCCTGCGCGATGTGCGCGGGAGCGATCCTGCAGGCGCGCATCTCGACCGTCGTCTACGGCGCGTGGGACGAGAAGGCCGGTGCGGCGGGATCCGTCTACGACCTGCTGCGCGACGGTCGGCTCCCCGCGACGACCGAGGTCGTCGCGGGTGTCCTCGCCGACGAGTGCGCCGACCCGATCAGACGCTTCTTCCGCTCGGTGCCGGGGCGCGCCTCGGACGAGGCGCCCGAACCGACCGCCTGA
- a CDS encoding winged helix-turn-helix domain-containing protein yields the protein MSTASALRTSVPTTAPAPAASRRPAPQAGPAAAAPERSAPHVQPVPSAPEARGFVLYVGLDEVKAALDGTSLTELVEALKRVTGEVAPHAETYAAVALAPKGAGGRDVDVVRLALHEPQALAEQQDDDEETSVEQGVVIDTTRRRVVVSGDNAGLTYKEFELLQALVLREGRTVDRLEIIDILWRDSEEERPNERTIDVHVRRLRAKLGTYGDIVRTVRGTGYRFDRHADVEVVYPMAQSPDRF from the coding sequence ATGTCGACCGCCTCCGCTCTCCGAACCTCCGTTCCCACCACCGCCCCCGCTCCGGCCGCCTCGCGCCGCCCCGCCCCGCAGGCCGGCCCCGCAGCAGCCGCTCCCGAGCGTTCCGCGCCGCACGTCCAGCCCGTGCCGTCCGCGCCCGAGGCACGCGGCTTCGTCCTCTACGTCGGCCTCGACGAGGTGAAGGCCGCCCTCGACGGCACGTCCCTCACCGAGCTCGTCGAAGCGCTCAAGCGCGTCACCGGCGAGGTCGCCCCGCACGCCGAGACCTACGCCGCCGTCGCGCTCGCCCCGAAGGGCGCCGGCGGCCGCGACGTCGACGTCGTCCGTCTCGCGCTCCACGAGCCGCAGGCGCTCGCCGAGCAGCAGGACGACGACGAGGAGACCTCGGTCGAGCAGGGCGTCGTCATCGACACGACGCGGCGCCGCGTCGTCGTCTCGGGTGACAACGCCGGCCTCACCTACAAGGAGTTCGAGCTGCTGCAGGCGCTCGTGCTGCGTGAGGGCCGCACGGTCGACCGTCTCGAGATCATCGACATCCTCTGGCGGGACTCGGAGGAGGAGCGCCCGAACGAGCGGACCATCGACGTGCACGTGCGCCGCCTTCGCGCAAAGCTCGGCACGTACGGCGACATCGTCCGCACGGTCCGCGGCACGGGATACCGCTTCGACCGGCACGCCGACGTCGAGGTCGTGTACCCGATGGCACAGTCGCCCGACCGGTTCTGA